One segment of Thermoanaerobacter kivui DNA contains the following:
- a CDS encoding ABC transporter ATP-binding protein, whose translation MEPILEVKNLRKNFRGFTLKDVSFSLPRGFIMGFIGPNGAGKSTTIKLIMNLLKRDGGEIKVFGLDNIKYEKEIKEKIGFVYEESYFYGDLTISEMKRVIAPLYKNWDEEVFMKYLKEFDLPAKRKIKSLSRGMKIKFALAIALSHGAELLIMDEPTSGLDPLIRSELLDIFSSLIQDENKSIFFSTHITSDLDKIADYITLINKGEIIFSTTKDEIIENYGIVKGSKDVLDENIKKYFVGIKENKFGFEGLVKDKMQIKKLLKDYVIIEKPTLEDVMLYFTKEEFKCLV comes from the coding sequence GTGGAGCCAATTTTGGAGGTTAAGAATTTAAGGAAGAATTTTAGAGGGTTTACATTAAAAGATGTCAGTTTTTCACTGCCAAGAGGGTTTATTATGGGTTTCATTGGACCTAATGGGGCAGGGAAAAGTACGACTATTAAGCTTATTATGAATTTGCTAAAAAGAGATGGAGGGGAAATTAAAGTTTTTGGGTTAGATAATATAAAATATGAAAAGGAAATAAAAGAGAAAATTGGCTTTGTATATGAAGAAAGTTATTTTTATGGGGACTTAACTATTTCTGAAATGAAAAGAGTTATAGCACCCCTATATAAAAACTGGGATGAGGAAGTTTTTATGAAGTATTTAAAAGAATTTGATTTGCCTGCTAAAAGAAAGATAAAGAGTTTATCCAGAGGGATGAAAATAAAATTTGCCCTTGCCATAGCGTTGTCCCATGGGGCTGAACTTCTCATTATGGATGAGCCGACTTCAGGGCTGGATCCTTTGATAAGAAGTGAACTTCTGGATATTTTTTCTTCTTTAATACAGGATGAAAACAAAAGTATTTTCTTTTCAACTCATATAACCTCTGATTTGGATAAAATTGCCGATTACATTACCCTGATTAATAAAGGTGAAATAATATTTAGCACCACAAAAGATGAAATTATAGAGAATTATGGAATTGTCAAAGGAAGCAAAGATGTTTTGGATGAGAATATTAAAAAATATTTTGTAGGAATTAAGGAAAATAAATTCGGATTTGAAGGATTAGTGAAGGATAAAATGCAAATAAAAAAGCTTTTAAAAGATTATGTAATCATTGAAAAACCTACTTTGGAGGATGTTATGCTATATTTTACAAAGGAGGAGTTTAAATGTTTAGTTTAA
- a CDS encoding HesA/MoeB/ThiF family protein, with product MPNFGVGAGAIGTHVLWNFVAMGIKKITVVDFDVVEESNLNRQLFYCYEDIGKYKVEVLAEKIKKLDPQVELIIYKEKISSVQDIEKYIANKTLVIKSFDTPENATEWVNEVCVNIKATEISNNKVIMGWSMRLVVSPNFSACITIPV from the coding sequence ATGCCCAATTTTGGGGTGGGTGCTGGCGCAATTGGTACACATGTTTTGTGGAATTTTGTGGCAATGGGAATTAAAAAAATAACTGTTGTAGATTTTGATGTAGTAGAAGAGAGTAATTTGAATAGACAGTTGTTTTATTGCTACGAAGATATAGGAAAATATAAAGTCGAAGTATTAGCTGAAAAAATAAAAAAGCTTGATCCTCAAGTTGAATTAATTATTTATAAAGAAAAAATATCTTCGGTTCAAGATATAGAAAAATATATTGCAAACAAAACATTGGTAATTAAATCTTTTGATACACCAGAAAATGCTACAGAATGGGTGAATGAGGTATGTGTAAATATCAAAGCCACAGAAATAAGCAATAATAAGGTTATTATGGGGTGGTCTATGAGGTTAGTAGTTTCGCCAAATTTTTCAGCCTGTATAACTATACCTGTATAA